The following proteins are co-located in the Acidimicrobiales bacterium genome:
- a CDS encoding ABC transporter ATP-binding protein, whose translation MTTSAAPALRLSDVRKTYPMGDGSEVVALDHATLTVAADEMVALVGPSGSGKTTLCSIAGGILSPTEGSVEVAGEDISGYGDRALTRFRQESVGFVFQSVNLVPFLNARENLLVVDELGRRTGRAARERADQLLEELGLSDRARNLPSQLSGGQRQRVAIGRALMNDPSLVLFDEPTSSLDTSLGEQVMELIRDEMRSRGIAAIVVTHDERITGYCDRTVNIVDGRLAA comes from the coding sequence GTGACCACCTCCGCGGCTCCCGCCCTGCGTCTCAGCGACGTGCGCAAGACCTACCCGATGGGTGACGGCTCCGAGGTGGTCGCCCTCGACCACGCCACGCTGACGGTGGCCGCGGACGAGATGGTCGCGCTCGTCGGGCCCTCGGGTTCGGGAAAGACGACGTTGTGTTCGATCGCCGGGGGCATCCTCTCCCCCACCGAAGGCAGCGTCGAGGTCGCCGGCGAGGACATCTCCGGATACGGGGACCGCGCGCTGACCCGCTTCCGGCAGGAATCGGTCGGCTTCGTATTCCAGTCTGTGAATCTCGTCCCATTCCTCAACGCCCGCGAGAACCTCCTCGTCGTCGACGAACTCGGCCGCCGCACCGGTCGTGCGGCGCGCGAACGGGCCGATCAACTCCTCGAGGAACTCGGGCTCAGCGACCGGGCACGCAACCTGCCCTCACAGCTGTCCGGCGGGCAACGTCAGCGGGTGGCCATCGGGCGGGCCCTGATGAACGACCCCAGCCTCGTTCTCTTCGACGAACCGACGTCCTCGCTCGACACCAGCCTCGGCGAGCAGGTCATGGAACTGATCCGCGACGAGATGCGCAGCCGTGGCATCGCCGCCATCGTGGTGACCCATGACGAGCGCATCACCGGTTACTGCGACCGCACCGTGAACATCGTCGACGGTCGTCTCGCCGCCTGA
- a CDS encoding ABC transporter permease, protein MKLALRELVRRPGRFVTATVVLTLVAMLLVFLGGLLDGLLRSSTGALRAQDADAIVYSDAAEASLVRSRVDPGIRLLVEELDGVTEVGGLGLVQLGARVPGNGPRDLADVALFGYELQPDGVPPAPAEGQAWADEILQADGVEVGMTLLLGPARSPVEVIGFVSDTSFSGQGGLWASPSTWRSILADNRPDAQLAEGVYQALVVRGEGDLPTLIDEMTAGATDSYTIADAVNAIPGVSEQRSVFNQIIGVTVVIALVVIALFFALLTVERTALYGVLKALGARSSTIFAGLVIQALAVTLVAATVAGAAALALDAAIGPGSIPLDVTVSRLVTSIVLLVIAAVAGCGFSLRRVLRVDPASAIGTTS, encoded by the coding sequence ATGAAGCTCGCACTGCGAGAACTCGTCCGCCGTCCCGGGCGTTTCGTGACCGCCACGGTCGTTCTGACCCTCGTCGCCATGTTGCTGGTCTTCCTCGGCGGTCTGCTCGACGGTCTGCTCCGATCGTCCACCGGCGCGCTACGCGCCCAGGACGCCGACGCGATCGTCTACTCCGACGCGGCGGAGGCGTCCCTGGTGCGCAGTCGCGTGGACCCCGGCATCCGCCTGCTGGTGGAGGAGCTCGACGGCGTCACCGAGGTGGGCGGACTCGGCCTCGTTCAACTCGGGGCCCGCGTCCCCGGCAACGGTCCCCGTGATCTCGCCGACGTCGCCCTGTTCGGCTACGAACTGCAACCCGACGGAGTCCCACCCGCCCCGGCCGAAGGGCAGGCGTGGGCCGACGAGATCCTGCAGGCCGACGGCGTCGAGGTGGGGATGACGCTGCTGCTCGGCCCGGCCCGGTCGCCCGTGGAGGTGATCGGCTTCGTGTCCGACACCAGCTTCAGCGGACAGGGCGGCCTGTGGGCCTCACCGTCGACGTGGCGGTCGATCCTGGCCGACAACCGCCCCGACGCGCAGTTGGCCGAGGGCGTCTACCAGGCCCTGGTGGTCCGTGGAGAGGGCGACCTGCCCACGCTCATCGACGAGATGACGGCAGGCGCCACCGACAGCTACACGATCGCCGACGCGGTCAACGCGATTCCCGGTGTGAGTGAACAGAGGTCGGTCTTCAACCAGATCATCGGCGTCACCGTCGTGATCGCCCTCGTGGTGATCGCGCTGTTCTTCGCGCTCCTCACCGTCGAACGCACGGCCCTGTACGGGGTTCTCAAGGCGCTGGGGGCGCGTTCATCGACCATCTTCGCGGGCCTGGTGATCCAGGCCCTGGCCGTCACCCTGGTCGCCGCGACGGTGGCCGGCGCGGCCGCCCTGGCACTCGATGCCGCCATCGGACCGGGCTCCATTCCCCTCGACGTCACCGTCTCGCGACTGGTGACGAGCATCGTCCTTCTCGTCATCGCCGCCGTCGCCGGGTGCGGGTTCTCCCTGCGCCGCGTGCTGCGCGTCGACCCCGCCTCAGCGATCGGAACGACATCGTGA
- a CDS encoding cytochrome P450, whose product MADVAPDILSPAFAADPNPLLHELRRNHPVTWHEGMQCWILSRFDDVARSFKTKEFNSDNYAWQLEPVHGRTILQMEGREHSVTRNLIAPAFRGGELRDHFVPVIDKNAVDLIEGFAMDGKVDLVDQFTVRFPINVIVDMLGLDKSDHDRFNRWYHSIMAFLSNLTQDPDVTAQGLATKEELQDYMLPIIAQRRENPGDDLLSTLCTAEVDGEQLSDVDIKAFVSLLLVAGGETTDKAMANMFMNLVANPDQLAAVREDRSLIEAAFAETLRHSPPVQMIMRQAAEDVEIGGVTIAEGSTITSLIAAANRDPDVYTDPDRFDIHRDDLDVAKAFSAAANHTAFALGRHFCIGAMLSKTEVEIGTNRLLDAMENIAFAGGPPTPVGVFTRAPVSMPLTFTPASA is encoded by the coding sequence ATGGCAGACGTTGCGCCGGACATCTTGTCGCCCGCGTTCGCGGCCGATCCGAACCCGCTGCTCCACGAGCTTCGGCGCAACCATCCGGTCACCTGGCACGAAGGCATGCAGTGCTGGATTCTGTCGCGCTTCGACGACGTCGCCCGCTCCTTCAAGACGAAGGAGTTCAACTCCGACAACTACGCGTGGCAGCTCGAGCCGGTGCACGGTCGGACCATCCTGCAGATGGAGGGTCGCGAGCACTCGGTCACCCGCAACCTCATCGCCCCCGCGTTCCGCGGTGGGGAGCTGCGGGATCACTTCGTACCGGTGATCGACAAGAACGCCGTGGATCTGATCGAAGGGTTCGCCATGGACGGGAAGGTCGACCTCGTCGACCAGTTCACGGTCCGGTTCCCCATCAACGTGATCGTCGACATGTTGGGCCTCGACAAGTCCGACCACGACCGATTCAACCGTTGGTACCACTCGATCATGGCGTTCCTGTCCAACCTGACCCAGGACCCCGACGTGACGGCGCAGGGCCTGGCCACGAAGGAGGAACTCCAGGACTACATGTTGCCGATCATCGCGCAGCGGCGTGAGAACCCCGGCGACGATCTCCTCTCCACGCTGTGCACCGCCGAGGTCGACGGTGAGCAGCTGTCCGACGTCGACATCAAGGCCTTCGTCTCGTTGTTGCTGGTGGCCGGGGGCGAGACCACCGACAAGGCCATGGCGAACATGTTCATGAACCTCGTCGCCAACCCTGACCAGCTCGCCGCGGTGCGGGAGGACCGGTCGCTGATCGAGGCGGCGTTCGCCGAGACGCTGCGACACTCACCGCCGGTCCAGATGATCATGCGCCAGGCGGCTGAAGACGTCGAGATCGGCGGCGTGACCATTGCGGAGGGCTCGACGATCACCAGCCTCATCGCAGCCGCCAACCGGGACCCCGACGTGTACACCGACCCCGACCGTTTCGACATCCACCGCGACGACCTCGACGTCGCCAAGGCCTTCTCCGCCGCCGCCAACCACACGGCCTTCGCGCTCGGCCGCCACTTCTGCATCGGCGCGATGTTGTCGAAGACCGAGGTCGAGATCGGCACCAACCGGCTGCTCGACGCGATGGAGAACATCGCCTTCGCCGGCGGACCGCCGACGCCCGTGGGGGTCTTTACCCGCGCGCCGGTGTCGATGCCGCTCACCTTCACGCCCGCATCGGCGTGA
- a CDS encoding SDR family oxidoreductase, which yields MGVEGLRFVITGSATGIGEATARVAAAKGAKVVVSDLNDDKGEGVAASIREAGGEAVYQHCDVTDATQVEALMAAAADAFGGIDVLHNNAGVHETMFAPPDQCDVENMPIDVFRKVVEINAIAPWVCTKFAVPYLKESDNAAVVNAASTGAQSGYPMNSAYGTSKGGIRLQTQNAAVDLAKYGIRVNCYGPTAIATEMVTEFVKQSDDPEAFEKALIGTALIPRLGRPEEVAELVCFLASPEASFINGAYYLIDGGSLAWRGQASDLGII from the coding sequence ATGGGCGTTGAAGGACTGCGCTTCGTCATCACCGGCAGCGCGACGGGAATCGGAGAGGCCACCGCCCGCGTCGCCGCGGCCAAGGGTGCCAAGGTCGTCGTCTCAGACCTGAACGACGACAAGGGCGAGGGTGTCGCGGCGTCGATCCGCGAGGCCGGCGGTGAAGCCGTGTACCAGCACTGCGACGTGACCGACGCCACCCAGGTGGAGGCGCTGATGGCCGCCGCCGCGGATGCCTTCGGCGGTATCGACGTCCTGCACAACAACGCCGGCGTGCACGAGACGATGTTCGCGCCGCCCGATCAGTGCGATGTCGAGAACATGCCGATCGACGTGTTCCGCAAGGTCGTCGAGATCAACGCCATCGCCCCCTGGGTCTGCACGAAGTTCGCGGTGCCCTATCTCAAGGAGAGTGACAACGCGGCCGTCGTCAACGCGGCGTCGACCGGTGCGCAGTCCGGCTACCCGATGAACTCGGCCTACGGCACCTCCAAGGGCGGGATCCGCCTCCAGACCCAGAACGCCGCGGTGGATCTGGCGAAGTACGGCATCCGCGTCAACTGCTACGGGCCCACGGCGATCGCCACGGAGATGGTCACCGAGTTCGTCAAGCAGTCCGACGATCCCGAAGCGTTCGAGAAGGCGCTCATCGGGACCGCCTTGATCCCCCGCCTGGGCAGGCCTGAGGAGGTCGCAGAACTCGTCTGCTTCCTGGCCAGCCCCGAGGCGAGCTTCATCAACGGCGCCTACTACCTCATCGACGGTGGCTCACTCGCATGGCGTGGCCAGGCGAGCGACCTCGGCATCATCTGA
- a CDS encoding nuclear transport factor 2 family protein yields MADKQAITELLNRAGVAYDTPDLDFLLNMFVDDGVFELVITGNDPMIFEGRETINGLFEGSLEDQDDQRRHVVTNIFFQNETETSATTVSYLTLITVKDGALTVISSGVYTDDVVLVDGEWKLKKRHLLLDLPY; encoded by the coding sequence ATGGCCGACAAGCAAGCCATCACCGAACTTCTCAACCGTGCCGGGGTCGCGTACGACACGCCCGACCTCGACTTCCTGCTGAACATGTTCGTGGACGACGGCGTCTTCGAGCTCGTGATCACGGGCAACGATCCGATGATCTTCGAGGGCCGCGAGACCATCAACGGTCTCTTCGAGGGTTCGCTCGAGGACCAGGACGACCAGCGTCGTCACGTCGTCACCAACATCTTCTTCCAGAACGAGACCGAGACATCTGCGACGACCGTCTCGTATCTCACCCTCATCACGGTCAAGGACGGTGCACTCACCGTCATCTCGAGCGGCGTATACACCGACGACGTCGTCCTCGTCGACGGCGAGTGGAAGCTCAAGAAGCGTCACCTGCTTCTCGATCTCCCCTACTGA
- a CDS encoding DUF86 domain-containing protein: MRRELLLLGEMIEAAEQAQALVSGFDLEEFSSDRQRRDALLWNFTVLGEAAAQLDQSVKERFPEIPWTRPARLRNRIIHGYWSIDLEILHTTATDVLPELVDQLRTALGVLEADPDPDDAAAP, encoded by the coding sequence ATGCGGCGTGAGCTCCTCCTTCTCGGCGAGATGATCGAGGCGGCCGAACAGGCGCAGGCCCTCGTCTCGGGCTTCGACCTCGAAGAGTTCAGCTCGGATCGCCAACGACGAGATGCGCTGCTCTGGAACTTCACCGTCCTGGGTGAGGCGGCGGCGCAGCTCGACCAGTCGGTGAAAGAACGATTCCCTGAGATCCCGTGGACACGGCCCGCCCGACTCCGCAACAGGATCATCCACGGCTATTGGTCGATCGACCTCGAGATTCTTCACACAACCGCCACCGACGTGCTCCCGGAGCTCGTCGATCAGCTGCGGACCGCGCTTGGCGTCCTCGAGGCCGATCCGGATCCCGACGACGCAGCTGCCCCATAG
- a CDS encoding OB-fold domain-containing protein, producing the protein MSENRTDTSARAAADPRPSVVDEAGGTRIAGGRCTSCGHPMLVAPPRCPVCGQGPFEREEFGPDGTVFSSTILYIPVPGREPPYGLAYIDLDDGPRLLAHLDDSVTTALAPGTRVRLTGMTPHGDPLAAPLAGTTKHDDAEEATDG; encoded by the coding sequence GTGAGCGAGAACCGGACCGACACAAGCGCCCGAGCCGCCGCAGACCCGCGGCCCTCGGTCGTGGACGAGGCCGGCGGGACGAGGATCGCCGGGGGACGCTGCACCAGTTGCGGGCACCCGATGCTCGTCGCCCCGCCGCGCTGCCCCGTGTGCGGACAGGGCCCGTTCGAGCGTGAGGAGTTCGGACCCGACGGCACCGTCTTCTCCTCGACGATCCTGTACATCCCCGTACCCGGACGTGAGCCGCCCTACGGGCTGGCCTACATCGACCTCGACGACGGCCCGCGCCTGCTCGCCCACCTCGACGACTCCGTGACGACCGCCCTGGCACCCGGAACCCGGGTACGCCTCACGGGCATGACGCCCCACGGCGATCCGCTCGCAGCGCCCCTCGCCGGGACCACGAAACACGACGACGCAGAGGAGGCCACCGATGGCTGA
- a CDS encoding long-chain-fatty-acid--CoA ligase — MNIGMIPAKWARQTPDNEAIIDATTGTRVTFAQLDEHVRRLANGLMALGLERGDRVGILSQNSVEYAALYFAAGRCGLITQPLNWRLSAPELARIINGAEPKVFITQGQFVGVADEIMTQVECVEHWISYGEGGDGSYEAMIERASDAEPAGSAELGGDDPLFILYTGGTTGESKGALHTHNSVFHGMLNQTVAERIVPSDVYMLTGQMFHIPVVLAINYLAHGCPLVLMNFDAKLAMELIEKEKVSAFLGVTTMLNWMMAVENFDDYDISSLRNIQYGGGPMPSRVIAEALDKFPCTLIQGYGQTEGTTMCFLSQEDHIRAIGDDYHPERLKSCGREGFISSVRVVDPEGNDVPCDGETAGEIIVKSEANMVGYFRRPDLTAETIKDGWMWTGDMATMDEERYVFIVDRAKDMIISGGENIYSVQVEEAISKHPNVLEVAVIGIPDDEWGESVKAYVVLKPGTEATEQEIIDTARENLASYQKPRSVEFIDSLPKAPTGKILKRDLRAPYWEDNERQV, encoded by the coding sequence ATGAACATCGGGATGATCCCGGCCAAGTGGGCCCGCCAGACGCCGGACAACGAGGCGATCATCGACGCGACCACCGGGACCCGGGTGACTTTCGCGCAGCTCGACGAGCACGTGCGTCGTCTGGCCAACGGGCTCATGGCGCTCGGCCTCGAGCGTGGTGACCGCGTCGGCATCCTGAGCCAGAACTCCGTGGAGTACGCGGCCCTGTACTTCGCCGCCGGACGGTGCGGGCTCATCACCCAGCCGCTGAACTGGCGGCTCTCCGCGCCCGAGCTCGCGAGGATCATCAACGGCGCCGAGCCGAAGGTCTTCATCACCCAGGGGCAGTTCGTCGGGGTGGCCGACGAGATCATGACCCAGGTGGAGTGCGTCGAGCACTGGATCAGCTACGGCGAAGGTGGCGACGGCAGCTACGAGGCCATGATCGAACGGGCCTCCGACGCGGAGCCCGCCGGCTCCGCCGAGCTCGGTGGCGACGACCCGCTGTTCATCTTGTACACCGGCGGCACGACCGGCGAGTCCAAGGGCGCGCTGCACACGCACAACTCGGTGTTCCACGGCATGCTCAACCAGACCGTGGCCGAACGGATCGTCCCCAGCGACGTCTACATGTTGACCGGCCAGATGTTCCACATCCCGGTCGTGTTGGCCATCAACTACCTCGCGCACGGCTGCCCGCTCGTGCTCATGAACTTCGACGCGAAGCTCGCGATGGAGCTCATCGAGAAGGAGAAGGTCTCCGCGTTCCTGGGTGTGACGACGATGCTCAACTGGATGATGGCCGTCGAGAACTTCGACGACTACGACATCTCGAGCCTGCGCAACATCCAGTACGGCGGTGGGCCGATGCCGTCGCGGGTGATCGCCGAGGCGTTGGACAAGTTCCCGTGCACCCTCATCCAGGGCTACGGCCAGACCGAGGGCACGACCATGTGCTTCCTGTCCCAGGAGGACCACATCCGGGCGATCGGCGACGACTACCACCCCGAGCGCCTCAAGTCGTGTGGCCGGGAGGGCTTCATAAGCTCGGTGCGCGTCGTGGACCCCGAGGGCAACGACGTCCCCTGCGACGGCGAGACGGCCGGCGAGATCATCGTGAAGTCCGAGGCCAACATGGTCGGTTACTTCCGCCGCCCGGACCTCACGGCCGAGACGATCAAGGACGGCTGGATGTGGACGGGGGACATGGCCACCATGGACGAGGAGCGTTACGTCTTCATCGTGGACCGGGCCAAGGACATGATCATCTCCGGGGGCGAGAACATCTACTCCGTGCAGGTCGAGGAGGCCATCTCGAAGCATCCCAATGTCCTCGAGGTGGCCGTCATCGGGATCCCCGACGACGAGTGGGGTGAGTCGGTCAAGGCCTACGTCGTGTTGAAGCCGGGGACCGAGGCGACCGAGCAGGAGATCATCGACACGGCCCGCGAGAACCTCGCGTCGTACCAGAAGCCCCGCTCCGTCGAGTTCATCGACTCGCTCCCCAAGGCGCCCACCGGCAAGATCCTCAAGCGGGATCTGCGGGCGCCGTACTGGGAAGACAACGAGCGACAGGTCTGA
- a CDS encoding thiolase family protein: MADPAIWGVGTTLFGKQPDVPARELAWQAASEALDDAGIAASEVDAVFAGTVFGDPGTVTRTLQQIGILEVPIITIENACASGTSAFHEARVAVSHGRYERVLAFGIETMTSVFTGAINPIESDPEGAQGFAMPSIYGMSATRYLHEFGVTGEQRALVSVKNHEHAVGNPRAQHKKTFTVESVLESRMIADPLHLFECCSIADAAAAAIIGPRREGTAGARDVPIRSTALRTGKLWDHRTDKVWGWDIVADTARDAYEAAGIGPADVDMFEVHDAFTIGEIVTTEALGLCERGGGGELVESRHTWLGGPQPVNPSGGLLSRGHPLGATGLAQVAEITWQLRGDAGERQIEGARIGVVETMGGGTAGIDGNACVVGVLGG, translated from the coding sequence ATGGCTGATCCCGCGATCTGGGGGGTCGGAACCACGCTGTTCGGAAAGCAGCCCGACGTGCCTGCCCGTGAACTCGCGTGGCAGGCGGCCTCGGAGGCACTCGACGACGCCGGTATCGCCGCGTCGGAGGTCGATGCCGTGTTCGCCGGCACCGTGTTCGGTGACCCGGGCACCGTGACCCGCACCCTGCAACAGATCGGAATCCTCGAGGTCCCGATCATCACGATCGAGAACGCCTGCGCGAGCGGCACGTCCGCCTTCCACGAGGCGAGGGTCGCCGTCAGCCACGGGCGCTACGAGCGGGTTCTCGCGTTCGGCATCGAGACGATGACATCGGTGTTCACCGGCGCGATCAACCCGATCGAGTCCGACCCGGAGGGCGCGCAGGGCTTCGCCATGCCGAGCATCTACGGCATGTCGGCCACCCGCTACCTCCACGAGTTCGGCGTGACCGGCGAGCAACGGGCACTCGTCTCGGTGAAGAACCACGAACACGCCGTCGGCAACCCCCGCGCCCAGCACAAGAAGACCTTCACGGTCGAGTCCGTCCTCGAGAGCCGGATGATCGCCGATCCGCTCCACCTCTTCGAGTGCTGCTCGATCGCGGATGCTGCCGCGGCAGCCATCATCGGGCCCCGGCGCGAGGGCACCGCGGGCGCACGTGACGTCCCCATCCGCTCCACGGCCCTTCGGACCGGGAAGCTGTGGGATCACCGCACCGACAAGGTCTGGGGTTGGGACATCGTCGCGGACACCGCCCGCGACGCGTACGAGGCCGCCGGCATCGGCCCCGCCGACGTCGACATGTTCGAGGTCCACGACGCGTTCACGATCGGCGAGATCGTCACCACCGAGGCGCTCGGCCTGTGCGAACGCGGCGGCGGCGGAGAACTCGTCGAGTCCCGCCACACGTGGCTGGGCGGACCCCAGCCCGTGAACCCGTCGGGCGGCCTGCTGTCGCGGGGCCACCCACTCGGAGCGACCGGTCTCGCCCAGGTCGCCGAGATCACATGGCAGTTGCGCGGGGACGCCGGTGAACGGCAGATCGAAGGCGCCCGGATCGGCGTCGTGGAGACAATGGGTGGGGGAACCGCCGGAATCGATGGGAACGCCTGCGTCGTAGGCGTTCTGGGAGGCTGA
- a CDS encoding cytochrome P450, protein MTDTIADEGVDLLTPERVVDPYPILAELRESHPVYFNPLYKAWFIHRYDDVMDALRDERFSSDRIRPVYEYKLTDAQREERGPTYEILGDWLVFRDPPDHTRLRKLVSRAFTPRAVEQLRERTEILVAEMVADVAPRGEIDLIHDFAYPIPAVIIAEMLGVPAGDRDMFKDWSDDIMVLVFGARDMEGRRERAQQGLVDLRDYLSGMVKQFRAEPGDNLITALVKAQEGDDALTDHEIVSNCVLFLFGGHETTTNLIGNGTRALLRHPDQLAKFKANPEILKSAIEEILRYDGPSKMQVRMASADIEMRGETIREGDMVYLVQAAANHDPEEFENPETFDVTRNPTGQIGFGFGIHFCLGASIARLEGSIAINALVRAFDDLQLGPGTEHWHPTLISRGMESLPVSFTPVEIPAP, encoded by the coding sequence ATGACCGACACGATCGCCGACGAGGGCGTCGACCTGCTCACACCCGAGCGCGTCGTCGACCCTTATCCGATTCTCGCGGAACTGCGCGAGAGCCATCCCGTCTACTTCAACCCGTTGTACAAGGCGTGGTTCATCCACCGCTACGACGACGTCATGGACGCGTTGCGCGACGAGCGCTTCTCGAGCGACCGGATCCGCCCGGTCTACGAGTACAAGCTCACCGACGCTCAGCGCGAGGAGCGTGGGCCCACCTACGAGATCCTCGGCGACTGGCTTGTCTTCCGTGACCCGCCCGACCACACCCGCCTGCGCAAGCTCGTGAGCCGGGCCTTCACCCCCCGCGCCGTGGAGCAACTCCGCGAGCGCACCGAGATCCTCGTCGCCGAGATGGTGGCCGACGTGGCGCCGCGCGGCGAGATAGACCTCATCCACGACTTCGCCTATCCGATCCCGGCGGTCATCATCGCCGAGATGCTCGGCGTGCCCGCCGGGGACCGCGACATGTTCAAGGACTGGTCCGACGACATCATGGTCCTCGTCTTCGGCGCCCGGGACATGGAGGGCCGACGCGAGCGCGCCCAGCAGGGCCTCGTCGACCTTCGGGACTACCTCAGCGGCATGGTGAAACAGTTCCGCGCGGAGCCGGGCGACAACCTGATCACCGCGCTCGTCAAAGCCCAGGAGGGCGACGACGCCCTGACCGATCACGAGATCGTTTCGAACTGCGTCCTGTTCCTCTTCGGAGGGCACGAAACCACGACGAACCTGATCGGCAACGGGACCCGCGCGCTGCTGCGCCACCCCGACCAGCTGGCGAAGTTCAAGGCGAACCCTGAGATCCTCAAGTCCGCCATCGAGGAGATCCTGCGCTACGACGGACCGTCCAAGATGCAGGTCAGGATGGCCTCCGCCGACATCGAGATGCGCGGCGAGACCATTCGCGAGGGCGACATGGTCTACCTCGTGCAGGCCGCGGCCAACCACGACCCGGAGGAATTCGAGAACCCCGAGACCTTCGACGTGACCCGCAACCCGACCGGCCAGATCGGCTTCGGGTTCGGCATCCACTTCTGCCTCGGAGCATCCATCGCCCGCCTCGAGGGGTCGATCGCGATCAACGCGCTCGTGCGGGCGTTCGACGACCTGCAGCTGGGCCCGGGCACCGAGCACTGGCACCCGACGCTCATCAGTCGGGGCATGGAGTCACTGCCTGTCTCGTTCACGCCCGTCGAGATCCCGGCGCCGTAG
- a CDS encoding ABC transporter permease, whose product MFLALREMARAKVRFGLLVAALGLLVFLILFQQSLRDGLISSFIGAVENQNAPVLVYSLDGQRVIQGSVMTAELESLVETTPGVGAAARVGQGTFTGVPDGGDERFDTTIIGYEASVGLGAPETLVTGRLPAAPGEAVASEASAPDGFDVGDSVTILPGGTRVTIVGLARNAQLNASPTLFTHYDTWVDVTTSVNPDAGTPVPNIMAVSPAEGVSPDALVEAINERSPDLDALTRSDAAAETPGVSQVQQSFSIIFGLYGLVVPCITGLFFLIVTFQKAGALTLLRAIGAPAHRLVTSLLIQVTIIVVSGYALGTLLYTPLSRRRIGGIQLSFETAAVVGWAIALTVLALVSAAFAARRVLRIDPIEATTGAGVGT is encoded by the coding sequence ATGTTCCTCGCGCTGAGAGAGATGGCACGGGCCAAGGTCCGGTTCGGACTCCTCGTGGCGGCCCTCGGACTGCTCGTGTTCCTCATCCTGTTCCAGCAGTCGCTGCGCGACGGGCTGATCTCGTCGTTCATCGGCGCTGTCGAGAACCAGAATGCCCCGGTTCTCGTGTATTCGCTGGACGGACAGCGCGTCATCCAGGGCAGCGTCATGACGGCCGAGTTGGAGTCCCTCGTCGAGACGACCCCGGGCGTCGGCGCGGCCGCACGGGTCGGCCAGGGGACCTTCACCGGCGTTCCCGACGGCGGCGACGAGCGCTTCGACACCACGATCATCGGCTACGAGGCCTCCGTTGGGCTCGGTGCCCCCGAGACGCTCGTCACGGGCCGCCTCCCCGCCGCGCCGGGTGAGGCCGTGGCGAGCGAGGCCTCCGCGCCCGACGGCTTCGACGTCGGTGACAGCGTGACGATCCTGCCCGGCGGCACCCGCGTGACGATCGTGGGGCTCGCACGCAACGCACAGCTCAACGCCTCGCCGACACTGTTCACCCACTACGACACGTGGGTCGACGTCACCACCTCGGTCAATCCCGACGCAGGCACCCCGGTGCCCAACATCATGGCCGTCTCCCCCGCCGAGGGGGTGAGTCCCGACGCCCTCGTCGAGGCGATCAACGAGCGTTCGCCGGACCTCGACGCCCTCACGCGGTCCGATGCAGCAGCCGAGACCCCGGGCGTGTCGCAGGTCCAGCAGTCCTTCTCGATCATCTTCGGGCTCTACGGACTCGTCGTACCGTGCATCACCGGGCTGTTCTTCCTCATCGTCACCTTCCAGAAAGCCGGCGCCCTGACCCTTCTGCGGGCGATCGGCGCACCGGCCCACCGCCTGGTCACGTCGCTGTTGATCCAGGTCACGATCATCGTCGTGAGCGGCTACGCGCTCGGCACGCTCCTCTACACGCCACTGTCGAGGCGGCGCATCGGCGGGATACAGCTGTCCTTCGAAACCGCGGCGGTGGTCGGCTGGGCGATAGCTCTGACCGTCCTGGCCCTCGTCAGCGCGGCGTTCGCAGCCCGGCGGGTCCTGCGGATAGACCCGATCGAGGCCACCACCGGCGCGGGAGTCGGGACATGA
- a CDS encoding nucleotidyltransferase family protein, with the protein MTSTGLDVDLDLVAGICQRFGLARLEVFGSVSRGEDRPGSDIDLLYDLAPGARLGWDIETLADELTEALGRPVDLVSRKALHERLRDAVLAEAQTLYAA; encoded by the coding sequence GTGACCTCTACGGGCCTCGACGTCGACCTCGACCTGGTCGCAGGGATCTGCCAGCGCTTCGGTTTGGCGCGTTTGGAGGTCTTCGGATCAGTCAGTCGAGGGGAGGATCGCCCGGGCAGCGACATCGACCTGCTCTATGACCTGGCTCCTGGCGCTCGACTCGGTTGGGATATCGAGACTCTCGCTGACGAGCTGACTGAGGCTCTTGGGCGGCCGGTCGACCTGGTATCTCGCAAGGCATTGCATGAACGGCTGCGTGACGCGGTGCTGGCCGAGGCCCAGACCCTGTATGCGGCGTGA